One region of Exiguobacterium acetylicum genomic DNA includes:
- a CDS encoding GNAT family N-acetyltransferase, protein MEWNVTDVKQTTDVLQLEKCVNDHDGIELKVAADWVGENDFAIYDGEQLIGYLQTFAYLPTEWELNVFVDPDYRKQGVFTALVEAARARATEAGVEAFTFVIDDASESGQAVLEGLGAEYRMTEYNMVLKKAQLFLKADPDFELREATAGDRPFIVETLGKSFGNTDEEAESIYQAIESDDRITFIGVASGKPVGVIRAYLASDTQASIHAFAVRPEAQGNGYGKKMLKLMVQALFRTGRTQLELDVETDNDRALDLYKEAGFVVHRGYQFHVLAV, encoded by the coding sequence ATGGAATGGAACGTCACAGACGTCAAACAAACAACAGATGTATTACAACTCGAAAAATGTGTCAACGATCACGATGGCATTGAATTAAAAGTCGCAGCCGATTGGGTCGGCGAGAACGATTTCGCAATCTATGATGGCGAACAATTGATTGGATATTTACAAACATTCGCGTACTTACCGACAGAGTGGGAATTGAATGTCTTTGTTGATCCGGATTACCGGAAACAAGGTGTCTTCACGGCACTCGTTGAAGCAGCACGGGCGCGGGCAACGGAAGCAGGCGTTGAAGCATTTACGTTCGTCATTGACGACGCAAGTGAGTCAGGTCAAGCTGTCCTCGAAGGATTAGGTGCCGAGTACCGGATGACAGAGTACAACATGGTCTTGAAAAAGGCGCAGTTGTTCTTAAAAGCCGATCCGGATTTCGAATTACGGGAAGCGACAGCGGGCGATCGTCCGTTCATCGTTGAGACGCTCGGTAAATCGTTCGGGAACACGGACGAGGAAGCGGAATCGATCTATCAAGCGATTGAATCTGACGACCGAATTACGTTCATCGGTGTCGCGAGCGGCAAACCAGTCGGCGTCATCCGTGCTTATCTCGCTTCCGATACACAAGCGAGCATTCATGCGTTCGCGGTTCGTCCGGAAGCGCAAGGTAATGGTTACGGGAAGAAGATGCTGAAGCTTATGGTTCAAGCGTTGTTCCGGACAGGTCGGACACAACTCGAACTCGACGTCGAGACGGACAACGACCGGGCACTCGATCTTTACAAAGAGGCAGGATTCGTCGTACATCGTGGCTATCAGTTCCACGTGTTAGCGGTTTAA